In Rutidosis leptorrhynchoides isolate AG116_Rl617_1_P2 chromosome 2, CSIRO_AGI_Rlap_v1, whole genome shotgun sequence, one genomic interval encodes:
- the LOC139889854 gene encoding uncharacterized protein, with product MDVIYEHCFLQLPKDVRDKVKPPLHPVVGFTGETTWPLGRININITLGDDHRSRTVQLTFVVVRSQSKYNVILGRTALQELSAIPSTPAPIKHEGVVVINHAFPEKVIKIGNTLSKETNSAPCELLSNNADVFSWQESDMTGVPREVAEHRLNANPSMTPVRQKKRGMAPERSAFLRNEV from the exons ATGGACGTTATCTATGAACATTGTTTTTTGCAGTTACCAAAAGACGTGAGGGATAAGGTCAAGCCCCCGTTGCATCCCGTTGTGGGATTCACTGGTGAAACGACTTGGCCCCTGGGacgtattaatattaacataacgcTAGGAGATGACCACCGATCCCGAACTGTGCAATTAACATTTGTAGTAGTTCGTAGCCAATCCAAGTATAATGTGATTTTAGGACGGACGGCGCTTCAGGAATTGAGTGCCATACCTTCTACG CCGGCACCCATTAAGCATGAGGGGGTTGTCGTAATCAATCACGCATTTCCCGAGAAAGTCATTAAGATTGGCAACACCCTTTCAAAAGAAACTAATAGTGCCCCCTGCGAGCTACTATCTAACAATGCCGATGTTTTTTCTTGGCAAGAGTCGGACATGACAGGAGTCCCAAGGGAGGTAGCGGAACATCGCTTAAATGCAAATCCAAGCATGACGCCGGTACGGCAGAAAAAGAGGGGAATGGCACCGGAACGTAGCGCGTTTCTACGTAACGAGGTATAA
- the LOC139889855 gene encoding uncharacterized protein, whose translation MRHQSEPEKDSSCGRDGIATYEKGGTKPEWEDSSVVQVLVQSSGAFPTILSGAEGETLIVYLAAGTEVISSVLVAERDRNQMPVYFVSKVLQHGEVNYKPVEKLVYALVHTARRLRRYFQAHHILVLTDTPIKHVLRRPEISGRMAKWAIELGEHEISYAPRNAIKGQIMADFMVEFINSGSPTTANITAPQTVTWDLYTDGTSSADEAGDGLILTSPDGEEHTYALRFAFSVSNNEAEYEVLLSELCIAENMGIKALKVAVDSPLVANQLNGTFEARDPAMKKYLKLAEELANKFDSFSITQVPHLMNKKADALSKLASLTFGHFAKDVWVEVVDQKSTDVVQVTAPVEEMNTWMSLIVNYLKYGTLPADSVTARKVRMKAPMYVICDGVLYKKSFLGPLLRCVGSQEAKTVIREVHEGTCGMHSGYRTIV comes from the exons ATGAGGCATCAGAGCGAACCCGAAAAAGATTCAAGCTGTGGACGAGATGGTATCGCCACGTACGAAAAAGGAGGTACAAAGCCTGAATGGGAAGATAGCAGCGTTGTCCAGGTTCTTGTCCAAAGCAGCGGAGCGTTCCCTACCATTCTTTCAGGTGCTGAGG GAGAAACTTTAATTGTTTACTTAGCAGCGGGTACCGAAGTGATAAGCTCGGTACTAGTGGCAGAACGTGATAGAAACCAGATGCCGGTGTACTTCGTCAGCAAGGTTTTGCAACATGGCGAAGTCAACTATAAGCCAGTTGAGAAACTTGTTTACGCACTAGTTCACACCGCAAGGAGGCTAAGGCGGTACTTCCAGGCACATCACATTTTGGTGCTAACTGACACGCCTATCAAACATGTTTTAAGAAGGCCGGAGATCTCCGGCCGGATGGCAAAATGGGCAATCGAACTAGGAGAGCATGAAATCAGCTACGCGCCGCGTAATGCCATCAAAGGACAAATCATGGCCGATTTCATGGTAGAATTCATTAATTCAGGATCACCAACGACTGCCAACATAACGGCGCCCCAAACCGTCACGTGGGATCTTTACACTGACGGAACATCAAGTGCAGACGAGGCCGGTGACGGCCTGATACTTACAAGCCCAGATGGTGAGGAACACACCTACGCCTTACGTTTCGCTTTCTCTGTATCtaacaatgaagcagaatatgaagTGTTGCTCTCCGAATTATGTATCGCGGAAAATATGGGTATTAAGGCACTGAAAGTGGCGGTTGATTCACCGCTGGTGGCAAATCAGTTGAACGGAACGTTCGAAGCCAGAGATCCTGCCATGAAAAAATATTTGAAACTGGCGGAAGAGTTAGCCAACAAGTTCGATTCTTTTTCAATCACACAAGTGCCACATTTGATGAACAAGAAAGCTGACGCCCTTAGCAAACTTGCTTCATTGACGTTCGGTCACTTCGCTAAGGACGTATGGGTGGAAGTTGTCGATCAAAAATCCACCGACGTGGTACAG GTGACGGCACCAGTTGAGGAGATGAACACTTGGATGAGTCTCATCGTTAATTACCTCAAATACGGCACGCTACCAGCTGACAGCGTAACAGCCAGGAAAGTCCGCATGAAGGCTCCCATGTACGTCATATGTGACGGCGTACTTTATAAAAAGTCCTTTTTGGGCCCGTTACTGCGTTGTGTGGGTTCACAAGAGGCCAAAACCGTGATAAGGGAAGTGCATGAAGGAACTTGTGGGATGCATTCGGGGTATCGCACCATTGTATGA